The region TTTTCCTGACCTCCTACCGGCTTGGAATCAAGATATTATACAATGATGTATTGAACTACCGGAGCAATAAAAGCAAGGTTCTCATATATGGAGCCGGCCGTTCAGGACTCATCACCAAAAGGACGATTGACCACGACAGCTCCTCTGAGAGCAAAGTGGTGGCGTTTATTGATGATGATACGAACATGAAGGAAAAGACACTGGAAGGTGTTGGAATTTTCCCTGCGGAGAAGCTGGGATACCTCGCGCGCAAGTACAAAGCGAAAGAACTTATCATCTCAATTGAAGACCTGGAGGTAGCAAGAAAGCAGGAAATTGTGGAGCAGGCCCTGGCGCTCCATTTGAAAATCAAAACTGTTCCTCCGGCCAGGAAATGGATCAATGGGGAATTGAGTCTGAGGCAAATCCAAAGCATCAGAATTGAAAGCCTGCTGGAGCGCGATCCCATTCAGCTCGACTGGGCGCATATTGAGGAAGAGATAAGGGATAAGGTTGTGCTCGTAACGGGTGCAAGTGGATCCATCGGCAGCGAACTGGTCAGGCAGCTTACGCAGTTCTATCCCTCCAGGATTGTCATGCTGGACCAGGCAGAAACGCCTCTTTTTGAAATTGAGAACGAGTTGAAAAGCCGCAAGGCCCCTGTCAATTTTGTGTGCGTGGTGGGGGATGTCCGGAACTATACCAAGATGGAAAAGGTCTTCAGGATGTACAGGCCGCATATCGTATATCACGCTGCGGCCTATAAGCATGTGCCATTAATGGAGAGCTTTCCTTCCGAGGCGATACTTACAAACGTAGGTGGCACAAAGATCCTGGCCGACCTCTCATTGGAATATGACGTGGAGAAATTTGTAATGATTTCCACCGATAAGGCCGTAAATCCTACGAACGTGATGGGCGCTTCTAAAAGGCTGGCGGAGATTTATATTCAGTCGCTTGATAAAAAGGTGGAGCGTGAAAACGGGAAGATTCACTGCCGCTACACCACCACACGCTTTGGAAACGTGCTGGGCAGCAACGGATCGGTGATTCCACTCTTCAGGAAGCAAATCGCTATGGGCGGGCCGGTCACAGTAACCCATCCTGATATTTCACGATATTTTATGACCATTCCCGAATCCTGCCAACTGATCCTGGAAGCCGGAACCATCAGCCGTGGCGGAGAGATATTTATTTTTGATATGGGCGATTCCGTGAAAATCGTTGACCTCGCCCATAAGATGATCCGGCTATCAGGGCTCACTCCGGGCAAGGATATCCAGGTAGAGTTTTCAGGCCTGAGACCGGGGGAGAAGATCAGGGAAGAATTATTGGCCAATAAAGAAAGTACGCTCCCCACACACCATCCGAAAATAATGATCGCCAGTGTGAGGGAATATGACTTTACCCAGGTGAACAGAGAAATCTTGAACCTATTGGAACTGGTGGAGTCACATGACGATAATCTCATCGTTACGAGAATGAAGGAGCTCGTGCCGGAATACATCAGCCAGAATTCCATATTCCAGGCGCTGGATCATCTGCATCATGCGGACTAAACTCCCCCCGGAGATTTGAAAATTGCGATTTTTTCTTCCAATGATTTTATAGAAGGTACCGGTTCCAATTCACGACTAAAAGCGTATGCACGGGGACTGGTTGAGGAAGGTGATGAAGTCACCTTTTTTTTTACCCATGCATCTTCATTTAATGATTCGGGGCTGAATACAAAAGCCAAAGGAATCTGGAAAGGCATTCCCTATTTATTCTTCAGCGGGAAATGCTACAGGCCGCAATCTATTGCCGGCAAAATGGTGGATTCATTTTCCTCAATGATCAATGCCACCTACTATCTCCTTCGCCACGGCCATAAGTTCGATGTATTCCTTATTTATTCGCCTTCCATTCTCTTTTACTGGCACATTATCCTGTTATTAAAATGGATAGGAAAACCTGTGGTGATTGAGTGGACAGAACTGCACTCTTCTTACGGAACCCGGATGACCCTTAAAGACCGGTTTGTGCGGGCCATGCACCGCCAGGATGAGAAGCACGCCCACAACATCGCGGACCACATAATCGTGATATCCCGCAATCTGAAGCAGCATTACCTGCGCTTTTTCCCGCCAGAACGGATCACTTTATTGCCCATCGTGGTAGACCTCAATCGTTTTGAGGGAGTTGATTGTCATCGGCCGCATTCTCACATTATCGGCTATTTGGGCTCCTTCGGCCACAAGGATGGGGTAACCGGGATCCTCAATGCATTCGGAATGGCGCTGGAGGAGAATCCGCATCTCAGGTTAAGGTTGATGGGCTGGTGCCCTGAGCGGGAGAAGGTGGTGCAGGCCATAAAGGAAATGCAACTGGAAAGTAAAGTGGAGTTTCTCGGTCAGCTCACCTCTGATGAAATTCCATGCTACCTGCAACAGTGCGATGTGCTGATCGTAAACCGCCCGGATACGCGCTACAGCAACTTCGGGTTTCCCACCAAGCTGGGTGAATATCTTGCTTCGGGCCGGCCCACAATCGTTACCCGCGTGGGAGATGTAGAGCAATACCTCACGCATGGCTACGATACCTGGATGATCCCTCCCGATGACGATCGTCAGTTGGCCGGGGCGATCCTGCAGCGTTTCGCAGAATACGACCGGTTTGAGGAGATCGGAAAGCGCGGCCGGGAAACTTGTCAAAAGCTGTTTTCCCACACGCTGCACATAAAGCGGCTGAAGCAAATTTTTGAGCAACTCGTGAAGAATTAAGAATAGCCACAAATAAGAAATAGCCACAAAGACACGGAGCGCACAAAGAATCACAAAGGGTTTTTTAAATTAAGAAATAGACACAAAGACGCGGAGGGCACAAAGAATCACAAAGGTTTTTTATTTTTCCGCATATAGCTAAGTACCACGTACTCACCACTCACCACTCACCACTCACCACTCACTCCTCACTCCTCACTACTCAACACTCACGACTAACTCCTCATGAAGCGCTTCGCGAAACTTTTTGCTGAACTGGATCAGACCAACAAGACCAACGAGAAGATCCTGGCGCTAAAGGAATATTTTGCCGAAGCACCGGATGCTGACAAGATGTGGGCGGCAGCGCTTTTCACAGGTCGCAGACCCAAACGGCAGGTAAACCGGACGCAGCTTTGGGGTTGGGCCTCCGAACTCACTGATCTCCCGGAATGGCTTTTCCGTGAATCATACCATGCCGTGGGCGACCTGGCTGAAACCATCGCCCTGTTGCTCCCCGATCCGCAGCACGAAAGCGACCGCTCCCTTAGCGAATGGATTGAATACCTGAATCAGGCTGCACGGGAATCCGAATCTGAAAAGCAGCAAAAGATCACGGCAGCGTGGAACGAACTGGGCCAGCAGGAAAGGTTTGTATTCAATAAGCTGATCACCGGAGCCTTTCGGGTTGGCGTATCTCAGAATTTGCTGATACGGGCCATTGCCGGATTGCATGAAATTGAGAAAACGATTCTTGCCCATCGCTTCATGGGTAACTGGGATCCTGCTTCCACCACCTATCAGCAATTGGTTTTTGAAGAAAACCGAAGTGATGATCTTTCGCGGCCGTACCCATTTTTCCTGGCTCATCCCATCGATGGACATCCGCAAGAGCTGGGTGTACCAGCAGAATGGCAGGCCGAATGGAAATGGGATGGTATCCGGTCGCAGACATTGCTGCGAAAGGGGCAATTCTTCATTTGGAGCCGGGGTGAAGAACTTGTTACCGAGAAATTCCCCGAACTCCGGATTCTTCAAACTTCACTGCCGGATGGAGTGGCTATTGATGGCGAGATCATGCCTTACAAGGATGGACAGGTATTGCCATTTAATGTGCTGCAAACCCGGATCGGTCGCAAAAATCTTTCAGCAGCCATTTTGAAAAATGCACCGGTGGCTCTTTTCGCGTACGATCTTTTGGAATGGCGCGGAGAGGACATACGCGAGCAACCCCTCAGGGAGCGGAGGGAATTGCTGGGCAAATTGGTAGAGGAGGTGAACCGGCCCAATGTGCTGAGGCTGTCTCCGGCAGTGGCCTTTGCAACATGGGAAGAACTGGCGGAAAAGCGCGAAACTTCCCGGCAGCATTTTGCCGAAGGATTAATGCTAAAACATAAAGACAGCCTCTACCAGGTGGGCCGCAAAAGAGGCGACTGGTGGAAATGGAAGGTAGAACCGCTTACCATTGATGGTGTGCTGATCTACGCCCAGAAAGGTTCAGGCCGCAGGGCCAGCCTTTTTACTGATTATACTTTTGGTGTTTGGAATGGAGAAGTGCTGGTGCCTTTTGCTAAGGCTTATTCAGGGCTAACTGACAAGGAGATAAGGCAGGTAGATGATTTCATCAGGAAAAATACGGTGGAGAAATTCGGCCCGGTGAGGACCGTGCATCCGGAACTGGTATTTGAAATCGGCTTTGAGGGCATACAGGAAAGCAAGCGCCATAAGAGCGGGGTCGCATTGAGGTTTCCGAGGATGCTGAGATGGCGTACTGACAAGAAAGCCGCAGATGCAAATTCTTTGGATGAACTGAAAGAAATATTGAAGGCTTACCAGGCGGGAACCACATAAAGGCGGAGTTCTGATTGCGTTTGTAATTTCAAGGAAGCCCACTGAATGTTGATCTTTGAATAAAAAAACATGGAAGCATCTGTTAAGAATCCGCATTTGCAGAAAGTGATCGCCAGCCTTGAGCGCACCAACGAGCGCGTGGCCAGGCTGGCAGACCTCACTGC is a window of Bacteroidia bacterium DNA encoding:
- a CDS encoding nucleoside-diphosphate sugar epimerase/dehydratase; the protein is MKKLKSFFTERYAPRWIILFIDLSICITSIFLAYILRYNFSFNFELFSKLFYILPVYGFIRLLFFGVFKTYSGIIRYASLMDAKRIFVTITSGTILLIIVNLGFQIVAGTYFLPMGVIIIDYIATLLFLTSYRLGIKILYNDVLNYRSNKSKVLIYGAGRSGLITKRTIDHDSSSESKVVAFIDDDTNMKEKTLEGVGIFPAEKLGYLARKYKAKELIISIEDLEVARKQEIVEQALALHLKIKTVPPARKWINGELSLRQIQSIRIESLLERDPIQLDWAHIEEEIRDKVVLVTGASGSIGSELVRQLTQFYPSRIVMLDQAETPLFEIENELKSRKAPVNFVCVVGDVRNYTKMEKVFRMYRPHIVYHAAAYKHVPLMESFPSEAILTNVGGTKILADLSLEYDVEKFVMISTDKAVNPTNVMGASKRLAEIYIQSLDKKVERENGKIHCRYTTTRFGNVLGSNGSVIPLFRKQIAMGGPVTVTHPDISRYFMTIPESCQLILEAGTISRGGEIFIFDMGDSVKIVDLAHKMIRLSGLTPGKDIQVEFSGLRPGEKIREELLANKESTLPTHHPKIMIASVREYDFTQVNREILNLLELVESHDDNLIVTRMKELVPEYISQNSIFQALDHLHHAD
- a CDS encoding glycosyltransferase family 4 protein; this encodes MKIAIFSSNDFIEGTGSNSRLKAYARGLVEEGDEVTFFFTHASSFNDSGLNTKAKGIWKGIPYLFFSGKCYRPQSIAGKMVDSFSSMINATYYLLRHGHKFDVFLIYSPSILFYWHIILLLKWIGKPVVIEWTELHSSYGTRMTLKDRFVRAMHRQDEKHAHNIADHIIVISRNLKQHYLRFFPPERITLLPIVVDLNRFEGVDCHRPHSHIIGYLGSFGHKDGVTGILNAFGMALEENPHLRLRLMGWCPEREKVVQAIKEMQLESKVEFLGQLTSDEIPCYLQQCDVLIVNRPDTRYSNFGFPTKLGEYLASGRPTIVTRVGDVEQYLTHGYDTWMIPPDDDRQLAGAILQRFAEYDRFEEIGKRGRETCQKLFSHTLHIKRLKQIFEQLVKN
- a CDS encoding ATP-dependent DNA ligase, producing MKRFAKLFAELDQTNKTNEKILALKEYFAEAPDADKMWAAALFTGRRPKRQVNRTQLWGWASELTDLPEWLFRESYHAVGDLAETIALLLPDPQHESDRSLSEWIEYLNQAARESESEKQQKITAAWNELGQQERFVFNKLITGAFRVGVSQNLLIRAIAGLHEIEKTILAHRFMGNWDPASTTYQQLVFEENRSDDLSRPYPFFLAHPIDGHPQELGVPAEWQAEWKWDGIRSQTLLRKGQFFIWSRGEELVTEKFPELRILQTSLPDGVAIDGEIMPYKDGQVLPFNVLQTRIGRKNLSAAILKNAPVALFAYDLLEWRGEDIREQPLRERRELLGKLVEEVNRPNVLRLSPAVAFATWEELAEKRETSRQHFAEGLMLKHKDSLYQVGRKRGDWWKWKVEPLTIDGVLIYAQKGSGRRASLFTDYTFGVWNGEVLVPFAKAYSGLTDKEIRQVDDFIRKNTVEKFGPVRTVHPELVFEIGFEGIQESKRHKSGVALRFPRMLRWRTDKKAADANSLDELKEILKAYQAGTT